The following proteins come from a genomic window of Coffea arabica cultivar ET-39 chromosome 11c, Coffea Arabica ET-39 HiFi, whole genome shotgun sequence:
- the LOC140016403 gene encoding cytochrome P450 CYP749A22-like isoform X1, with protein sequence MGETLIIFVASILFCLLVPLINFLHKVWWMPRRIQHVFFSQGIKGPPPRFLHGNTIEISEMRQNFMNRKLQLSHDIFRTLQPHIYLWTKIYGKNFLHWPGARAELVVSEPELIKELLYDNEQSFCRSDADRYLKKILGKGILTSDGEKWLKLRQLSSQAFHAESLRHMIPAMIESVELMLGRWKNYEGMEIDASEEFRLLTAEIISRTAFGSSYLEGQDIFQMLRKLVVLSCKNSHKTKLPIISSVFKDRYDMEADKLEKRVRDSVLEMVKKRQTEISFGEDFLGLHLKAHYASDGNSRITVQEIIDQCKTFYSAGQTTTSVLLSWTILLLAIHTDWQEKAREEVFELFGQQPPNPEGISRMKTMSMIINESLRLYPPSVYIQRKAKKGAKLGKLILPTNTNVHVPILAIHHDPKLWGKDAHIFNPERFSSGVAAATKNNPAAFLPFSLGPRACVGANFATLEAKISLSMILQRYTFTLSPNYVHSPVQILSLRPQHGVQVVIRPR encoded by the exons ATGGGGGAAACCTTGATAATTTTTGTTGCAAGTATTCTGTTTTGCTTGCTGGTACCTCTGATTAATTTTCTTCACAAAGTATGGTGGATGCCAAGGAGGATTCAGCATGTATTTTTTTCACAAGGCATCAAAGGCCCTCCTCCCAGATTCCTTCATGGCAATACCATAGAAATCTCTGAGATGAGGCAGAATTTCATGAACAGAAAGTTGCAGTTATCACATGACATCTTCCGAACTCTCCAGCCACACATCTACTTGTGGACTAAAATATATG gAAAGAATTTTCTGCACTGGCCTGGTGCTAGAGCTGAATTGGTTGTATCAGAGCCAGAGCTTATAAAGGAACTGCTGTATGACAACGAACAGTCTTTCTGCAGATCAGATGCCGATAGATATTTGAAAAAGATACTAGGAAAAGGGATTTTGACATCTGATGGCGAAAAATGGTTGAAATTGCGGCAGCTGTCGAGTCAAGCCTTTCATGCTGAAAGCTTAAGA CATATGATTCCAGCAATGATTGAAAGCGTTGAGCTGATGCTTGGAAGATGGAAGAATTATGAGGGGATGGAGATAGATGCCAGTGAAGAATTCAGGCTGTTGACTGCTGAAATTATCTCGAGGACTGCTTTTGGGAGTAGCTATTTAGAAGGCCAAGATATCTTTCAGATGTTGAGGAAGTTGGTGGTCTTATCTTGCAAAAATTCCCACAAAACTAAGCTTCCAATCATCAG TAGCGTCTTCAAAGATAGATATGATATGGAAGCAGATAAACTCGAGAAAAGGGTTCGAGATTCTGTTTTAGAGATGGTGAAGAAAAGACAGACAGAGATCAGCTTTGGAGAAGATTTTCTGGGATTACACTTAAAAGCTCATTATGCTTCCGATGGGAACAGTAGAATTACAGTGCAAGAAATAATTGATCAATGCAAGACCTTTTACAGCGCTGGACAAACCACAACATCTGTATTGCTTTCATGGACCATTCTTCTTTTAGCAATTCACACCGATTGGCAAGAAAAAGCCCGGGAGGAGGTATTCGAATTGTTTGGTCAGCAACCTCCTAATCCAGAAGGGATTTCAAGAATGAAAACG ATGAGCATGATCATTAACGAGTCTTTAAGACTATATCCTCCCTCAGTTTACATACAAAGAAAAGCTAAGAAGGGAGCAAAATTAGGGAAGCTCATTCTGCCTACAAATACAAATGTACATGTTCCAATCCTAGCAATTCATCATGACCCCAAACTATGGGGCAAAGATGCACATATTTTCAATCCAGAAAGATTCTCGAGTGGGGTTGCTGCAGCAACCAAGAACAATCCAGCAGCATTTCTGCCGTTTAGTCTGGGACCTCGAGCTTGTGTTGGAGCAAATTTTGCAACTCTTGAAGCCAAGATCTCACTGTCAATGATTTTGCAACGCTACACCTTTACACTCTCCCCAAACTATGTTCACTCACCAGTACAAATCTTATCCCTTCGACCCCAGCATGGAGTTCAAGTAGTGATTCGTCCTCGGTAA
- the LOC140016403 gene encoding cytochrome P450 CYP749A22-like isoform X2 — translation MGETLIIFVASILFCLLVPLINFLHKVWWMPRRIQHVFFSQGIKGPPPRFLHGNTIEISEMRQNFMNRKLQLSHDIFRTLQPHIYLWTKIYGKNFLHWPGARAELVVSEPELIKELLYDNEQSFCRSDADRYLKKILGKGILTSDGEKWLKLRQLSSQAFHAESLRHMIPAMIESVELMLGRWKNYEGMEIDASEEFRLLTAEIISRTAFGSSYLEGQDIFQMLRKLVVLSCKNSHKTKLPIISVFKDRYDMEADKLEKRVRDSVLEMVKKRQTEISFGEDFLGLHLKAHYASDGNSRITVQEIIDQCKTFYSAGQTTTSVLLSWTILLLAIHTDWQEKAREEVFELFGQQPPNPEGISRMKTMSMIINESLRLYPPSVYIQRKAKKGAKLGKLILPTNTNVHVPILAIHHDPKLWGKDAHIFNPERFSSGVAAATKNNPAAFLPFSLGPRACVGANFATLEAKISLSMILQRYTFTLSPNYVHSPVQILSLRPQHGVQVVIRPR, via the exons ATGGGGGAAACCTTGATAATTTTTGTTGCAAGTATTCTGTTTTGCTTGCTGGTACCTCTGATTAATTTTCTTCACAAAGTATGGTGGATGCCAAGGAGGATTCAGCATGTATTTTTTTCACAAGGCATCAAAGGCCCTCCTCCCAGATTCCTTCATGGCAATACCATAGAAATCTCTGAGATGAGGCAGAATTTCATGAACAGAAAGTTGCAGTTATCACATGACATCTTCCGAACTCTCCAGCCACACATCTACTTGTGGACTAAAATATATG gAAAGAATTTTCTGCACTGGCCTGGTGCTAGAGCTGAATTGGTTGTATCAGAGCCAGAGCTTATAAAGGAACTGCTGTATGACAACGAACAGTCTTTCTGCAGATCAGATGCCGATAGATATTTGAAAAAGATACTAGGAAAAGGGATTTTGACATCTGATGGCGAAAAATGGTTGAAATTGCGGCAGCTGTCGAGTCAAGCCTTTCATGCTGAAAGCTTAAGA CATATGATTCCAGCAATGATTGAAAGCGTTGAGCTGATGCTTGGAAGATGGAAGAATTATGAGGGGATGGAGATAGATGCCAGTGAAGAATTCAGGCTGTTGACTGCTGAAATTATCTCGAGGACTGCTTTTGGGAGTAGCTATTTAGAAGGCCAAGATATCTTTCAGATGTTGAGGAAGTTGGTGGTCTTATCTTGCAAAAATTCCCACAAAACTAAGCTTCCAATCATCAG CGTCTTCAAAGATAGATATGATATGGAAGCAGATAAACTCGAGAAAAGGGTTCGAGATTCTGTTTTAGAGATGGTGAAGAAAAGACAGACAGAGATCAGCTTTGGAGAAGATTTTCTGGGATTACACTTAAAAGCTCATTATGCTTCCGATGGGAACAGTAGAATTACAGTGCAAGAAATAATTGATCAATGCAAGACCTTTTACAGCGCTGGACAAACCACAACATCTGTATTGCTTTCATGGACCATTCTTCTTTTAGCAATTCACACCGATTGGCAAGAAAAAGCCCGGGAGGAGGTATTCGAATTGTTTGGTCAGCAACCTCCTAATCCAGAAGGGATTTCAAGAATGAAAACG ATGAGCATGATCATTAACGAGTCTTTAAGACTATATCCTCCCTCAGTTTACATACAAAGAAAAGCTAAGAAGGGAGCAAAATTAGGGAAGCTCATTCTGCCTACAAATACAAATGTACATGTTCCAATCCTAGCAATTCATCATGACCCCAAACTATGGGGCAAAGATGCACATATTTTCAATCCAGAAAGATTCTCGAGTGGGGTTGCTGCAGCAACCAAGAACAATCCAGCAGCATTTCTGCCGTTTAGTCTGGGACCTCGAGCTTGTGTTGGAGCAAATTTTGCAACTCTTGAAGCCAAGATCTCACTGTCAATGATTTTGCAACGCTACACCTTTACACTCTCCCCAAACTATGTTCACTCACCAGTACAAATCTTATCCCTTCGACCCCAGCATGGAGTTCAAGTAGTGATTCGTCCTCGGTAA
- the LOC140016652 gene encoding cytochrome P450 CYP749A22-like isoform X2, whose translation MGINEVIMFCLFSTFLIYILWTFFRFLHKVWWIPCRIKRIMSSQGISGPAYKFPYGNTKEITNMRNQSMSKPMEISHDIFQRIQPHVYLWTKIYDTEMIKEVLTNREDAYPKMDMEGIAKKLLGEALITNEGEKWAKVRKLANHTFHAESLKRMVPEMSASVEVMLENWKHHEGKEIDAFKEFGLLTTEVIARTAFGSSYREGKHIFEMVAKLTAIDVRNVYKIKFPGISMLMKSSDEIEAEKLERGIKTSILELVKKREKGRKGETEDNAIDYLGELMKLTRDTNINKRITLEQMIDEIKALFGAGHLTTTNLLGWCAFVLSVHGDWQEKARKEVFEIFGNKNPSSDGIARLKTMNMIINECLRLYPPVLTMTRKVGREVRLGNLRLPTNINIYLPILALHHNPEIWGKDVHLFKPERFAEGVAKATNSTAAAFFPFGLGPRTCVGLNFTTNEAKIALSMILQRYKLTLSPNYVHFPADIFILTPKYGVQVILQAIS comes from the exons ATGGGTATCAACGAGGTTATCATGTTCTGTCTCTTTAGTACTTTTCTAATCTACATCCTCTGGACTTTCTTTAGATTCCTTCATAAAGTATGGTGGATTCCTTGTCGAATTAAGAGGATCATGAGTTCACAGGGAATCAGTGGCCCTGCTTATAAGTTTCCCTATGGAAATACTAAAGAGATCACAAACATGAGAAATCAATCTATGAGCAAACCTATGGAGATATCTCATGATATCTTTCAAAGAATTCAGCCTCATGTTTACTTATGGACAAAAATCTATG ATACAGAGATGATCAAAGAAGTATTGACCAACAGAGAAGATGCTTACCCAAAAATGGATATGGAAGGCATTGCTAAGAAATTGTTAGGTGAGGCACTCATAACAAATGAGGGAGAAAAATGGGCAAAAGTACGCAAACTGGCTAACCACACATTCCATGCGGAGAGCTTAAAA AGAATGGTTCCAGAGATGAGTGCGAGTGTTGAGGTGATGCTGGAAAATTGGAAACACCACGAAGGGAAAGAGATTGATGCATTCAAAGAATTTGGATTACTGACCACTGAAGTAATTGCCAGGACAGCTTTTGGGAGTAGTTACAGGGAAGGGAAGCACATATTTGAGATGGTGGCAAAGTTGACAGCAATAGATGTCAGGAATGTTTACAAAATTAAATTTCCTGGTATCAG CATGTTAATGAAATCTAGTGATGAGATTGAAGCAGAGAAACTTGAACGAGGAATCAAAACCTCCATTCTAGAACTAgtcaagaaaagggaaaaaggaagaaaaggtgAAACTGAAGATAATGCGATCGACTACCTTggagaattaatgaaattgactCGTGACACTAACATAAACAAGAGGATCACACTGGAACAGATGATCGACGAGATTAAGGCATTGTTTGGTGCCGGACATCTTACAACCACCAACCTGCTTGGGTGGTGTGCTTTCGTCCTTTCAGTGCATGGTGATTGGCAAGAGAAAGCACGAAAAGAAGtctttgaaatatttggaaaTAAAAACCCAAGTTCTGATGGGATTGCAAGGCTAAAAACA ATGAACATGATCATTAACGAATGCCTCAGACTATATCCTCCAGTACTTACAATGACTAGAAAAGTTGGAAGGGAAGTTAGACTAGGAAACCTCAGACTTCCAACAAATATAAACATATACCTCCCAATTCTAGCACTGCACCACAACCCTGAAATCTGGGGCAAAGATGTTCACCTCTTCAAGCCAGAAAGATTTGCAGAAGGGGTGGCTAAAGCAACCAACAGCACCGCTGCAGCATTTTTCCCATTTGGTTTGGGTCCTCGAACTTGTGTGGGATTGAACTTCACCACCAATGAAGCAAAAATTGCATTGTCAATGATTCTGCAACGTTACAAGCTCACGTTGTCACCAAATTATGTCCACTTCCCTGCCGACATCTTTATTCTTACCCCAAAATACGGGGTTCAAGTGATCCTCCAGGCAATTAGTTAG
- the LOC140016652 gene encoding cytochrome P450 CYP749A22-like isoform X1, with amino-acid sequence MGINEVIMFCLFSTFLIYILWTFFRFLHKVWWIPCRIKRIMSSQGISGPAYKFPYGNTKEITNMRNQSMSKPMEISHDIFQRIQPHVYLWTKIYGKNYISWHGSQAQLFVTDTEMIKEVLTNREDAYPKMDMEGIAKKLLGEALITNEGEKWAKVRKLANHTFHAESLKRMVPEMSASVEVMLENWKHHEGKEIDAFKEFGLLTTEVIARTAFGSSYREGKHIFEMVAKLTAIDVRNVYKIKFPGISMLMKSSDEIEAEKLERGIKTSILELVKKREKGRKGETEDNAIDYLGELMKLTRDTNINKRITLEQMIDEIKALFGAGHLTTTNLLGWCAFVLSVHGDWQEKARKEVFEIFGNKNPSSDGIARLKTMNMIINECLRLYPPVLTMTRKVGREVRLGNLRLPTNINIYLPILALHHNPEIWGKDVHLFKPERFAEGVAKATNSTAAAFFPFGLGPRTCVGLNFTTNEAKIALSMILQRYKLTLSPNYVHFPADIFILTPKYGVQVILQAIS; translated from the exons ATGGGTATCAACGAGGTTATCATGTTCTGTCTCTTTAGTACTTTTCTAATCTACATCCTCTGGACTTTCTTTAGATTCCTTCATAAAGTATGGTGGATTCCTTGTCGAATTAAGAGGATCATGAGTTCACAGGGAATCAGTGGCCCTGCTTATAAGTTTCCCTATGGAAATACTAAAGAGATCACAAACATGAGAAATCAATCTATGAGCAAACCTATGGAGATATCTCATGATATCTTTCAAAGAATTCAGCCTCATGTTTACTTATGGACAAAAATCTATG GCAAGAACTATATCAGTTGGCATGGCTCACAAGCCCAACTATTTGTAACAGATACAGAGATGATCAAAGAAGTATTGACCAACAGAGAAGATGCTTACCCAAAAATGGATATGGAAGGCATTGCTAAGAAATTGTTAGGTGAGGCACTCATAACAAATGAGGGAGAAAAATGGGCAAAAGTACGCAAACTGGCTAACCACACATTCCATGCGGAGAGCTTAAAA AGAATGGTTCCAGAGATGAGTGCGAGTGTTGAGGTGATGCTGGAAAATTGGAAACACCACGAAGGGAAAGAGATTGATGCATTCAAAGAATTTGGATTACTGACCACTGAAGTAATTGCCAGGACAGCTTTTGGGAGTAGTTACAGGGAAGGGAAGCACATATTTGAGATGGTGGCAAAGTTGACAGCAATAGATGTCAGGAATGTTTACAAAATTAAATTTCCTGGTATCAG CATGTTAATGAAATCTAGTGATGAGATTGAAGCAGAGAAACTTGAACGAGGAATCAAAACCTCCATTCTAGAACTAgtcaagaaaagggaaaaaggaagaaaaggtgAAACTGAAGATAATGCGATCGACTACCTTggagaattaatgaaattgactCGTGACACTAACATAAACAAGAGGATCACACTGGAACAGATGATCGACGAGATTAAGGCATTGTTTGGTGCCGGACATCTTACAACCACCAACCTGCTTGGGTGGTGTGCTTTCGTCCTTTCAGTGCATGGTGATTGGCAAGAGAAAGCACGAAAAGAAGtctttgaaatatttggaaaTAAAAACCCAAGTTCTGATGGGATTGCAAGGCTAAAAACA ATGAACATGATCATTAACGAATGCCTCAGACTATATCCTCCAGTACTTACAATGACTAGAAAAGTTGGAAGGGAAGTTAGACTAGGAAACCTCAGACTTCCAACAAATATAAACATATACCTCCCAATTCTAGCACTGCACCACAACCCTGAAATCTGGGGCAAAGATGTTCACCTCTTCAAGCCAGAAAGATTTGCAGAAGGGGTGGCTAAAGCAACCAACAGCACCGCTGCAGCATTTTTCCCATTTGGTTTGGGTCCTCGAACTTGTGTGGGATTGAACTTCACCACCAATGAAGCAAAAATTGCATTGTCAATGATTCTGCAACGTTACAAGCTCACGTTGTCACCAAATTATGTCCACTTCCCTGCCGACATCTTTATTCTTACCCCAAAATACGGGGTTCAAGTGATCCTCCAGGCAATTAGTTAG